From Abyssisolibacter fermentans, one genomic window encodes:
- a CDS encoding MBL fold metallo-hydrolase produces the protein MIKKLTDRIYYMQHGEETDRPSLGLICGNKYSLVVDAGNSPNHAKEFFSEIELMNVPPLKYLVITHYHWDHIFGIKAMDLVTIANCNTKEKLEEMKKLKWDDASLDNYYKNGKFNEFTINCIKKEIPNRDNFEIGDLDIVYENSIEIDLGELKCIIKKVGGDHTDDSSVIYVPKEKVLFLGDCVYGGRYNGEYGYTKEKLYQMIDKIEKYDANQYIISHEDIYNKDKINDFWNQLKIAEQIVGKDISIEEATKRYSEKYNKLPSEDESFYMNCFANVNKALLKL, from the coding sequence ATGATTAAGAAATTAACAGATAGGATTTATTATATGCAACATGGAGAGGAAACTGATAGACCTTCTTTAGGACTTATATGTGGTAATAAATATAGTTTGGTAGTTGATGCTGGAAACTCTCCTAATCATGCAAAAGAGTTTTTTTCCGAAATAGAGTTAATGAATGTTCCGCCATTGAAGTATTTAGTAATTACACATTATCATTGGGATCATATATTTGGAATAAAAGCAATGGATTTAGTTACTATAGCTAATTGTAATACAAAAGAAAAGTTAGAGGAAATGAAAAAGTTAAAATGGGACGATGCTTCACTAGATAATTATTACAAAAACGGAAAATTTAATGAATTTACTATAAATTGTATAAAAAAGGAGATTCCAAATAGAGATAATTTTGAAATTGGTGATTTAGATATTGTATATGAGAATAGTATTGAAATAGACTTAGGAGAATTAAAGTGTATTATTAAAAAAGTTGGAGGTGACCATACTGATGATTCATCTGTTATCTATGTACCAAAGGAAAAAGTATTATTCTTAGGAGATTGTGTATATGGTGGTAGATATAATGGAGAGTATGGTTATACGAAAGAAAAGTTATATCAAATGATTGATAAAATCGAGAAGTATGATGCGAATCAGTATATTATTTCACATGAAGATATATATAATAAAGATAAAATAAATGATTTTTGGAATCAACTGAAAATAGCTGAACAGATTGTAGGAAAAGATATATCTATTGAAGAAGCGACTAAAAGATATTCTGAAAAATACAATAAACTACCTTCTGAAGATGAAAGTTTTTATATGAATTGTTTTGCAAATGTTAATAAGGCATTATTAAAGTTATAA
- a CDS encoding DUF2281 domain-containing protein, translating into MSLAKELLDNFNKLPIDSQKEVIDFVMFLSQKEQKKLEEIMDDIIINNKEALEELGK; encoded by the coding sequence ATGTCATTAGCAAAAGAATTACTAGATAATTTCAATAAATTGCCAATAGACAGTCAAAAAGAAGTAATTGATTTCGTTATGTTTTTATCACAAAAGGAACAAAAAAAACTTGAAGAAATAATGGATGATATCATAATAAATAATAAAGAAGCATTAGAGGAGTTAGGTAAATGA
- a CDS encoding nitroreductase family protein — translation MILDLLNKRCSIRNFKNKKISSDIINLILEAGRLSPSGGNEQPWKFGVITDKKMIHQIAEISYNQSWIKTSPLLIVLCTVIVEDNRGGRSIQKSRFPRYKKEIDEIEKELYSYLNLEEHQTKIPGTHMEICALENGIYSTWVSYFDVEKVAKALRLPHNCVPSEIIAFGYPENELKLKDKKSINELTFYNCYVEDER, via the coding sequence ATGATTTTGGATTTACTAAATAAGAGATGTAGTATAAGAAATTTTAAAAATAAAAAAATATCGAGTGATATTATTAATTTAATTCTAGAGGCAGGAAGACTGTCGCCTTCAGGCGGAAATGAACAGCCATGGAAATTTGGTGTAATCACTGATAAAAAAATGATACATCAAATTGCTGAAATATCGTATAATCAATCATGGATCAAGACATCTCCACTTTTGATAGTTTTATGCACAGTTATAGTCGAAGATAATCGGGGTGGAAGAAGTATTCAGAAAAGTAGGTTTCCACGTTATAAAAAAGAAATAGATGAGATAGAGAAAGAGTTATATTCATATTTGAATTTAGAAGAACATCAGACTAAAATTCCAGGCACGCATATGGAAATATGTGCTTTAGAAAATGGGATTTATTCTACATGGGTATCTTATTTTGACGTAGAGAAGGTTGCTAAAGCATTAAGATTGCCTCATAATTGTGTCCCATCAGAAATTATAGCATTTGGATATCCAGAAAATGAACTAAAGCTTAAGGATAAGAAAAGTATTAATGAGCTCACATTTTATAATTGCTATGTGGAAGATGAAAGATAG
- a CDS encoding HD domain-containing protein codes for MNRISIIKQYVDKIIENIVSAEERKNAYVHTYGVAQCCSIIAGRRGLNPELAYISGLLHDIYAYYTGSYLCHAQSGADMARAAIRRMNIFSDDEKMIILSAIFYHSNKELINDDYDEVLKDADILQPFLNDSCFRVFSLAVPRLNKMLDEFKIAATPIEYGREQERSTKNIFKKSVFADIAEELAAKRICGEKDSKIYMDIIKYYPETTAFDELKNSWCAAFVYHCALKAGMELPIRRPPFKYRFAGVGTWYEWGKANGFCFYEKDGFVPSRGDIVIYNNIVSPDNKPKDSAWHDHIGIVLSCESEFLVVAEGNINNENVSGVIKRRRNNTIGCFVRIPDDYKYDGWNCNYKAYYIHTL; via the coding sequence GTGAATAGAATTTCAATAATAAAACAATATGTCGATAAAATTATTGAAAATATAGTATCTGCCGAGGAACGTAAAAACGCATATGTTCATACTTATGGTGTTGCTCAATGTTGTTCAATAATTGCTGGAAGAAGAGGATTAAATCCCGAACTTGCATATATTAGCGGACTTTTACATGACATATATGCTTATTATACGGGAAGCTACTTATGTCATGCGCAAAGTGGTGCGGATATGGCTCGTGCAGCAATCAGAAGGATGAATATCTTTTCTGATGATGAAAAAATGATTATTTTGTCAGCAATTTTTTACCATTCCAATAAAGAGCTTATTAACGATGATTATGATGAAGTCTTGAAAGATGCAGATATTTTACAGCCTTTTTTAAATGATTCATGTTTTCGTGTGTTTTCTCTTGCTGTCCCACGCCTTAATAAAATGCTTGATGAATTTAAAATTGCTGCAACACCTATCGAATATGGACGAGAACAAGAAAGATCAACGAAAAATATATTTAAAAAGTCAGTATTTGCTGATATTGCAGAGGAACTCGCTGCAAAACGAATATGTGGTGAAAAAGACAGTAAGATTTATATGGATATTATCAAGTATTATCCCGAGACTACTGCCTTTGACGAACTAAAAAATAGTTGGTGTGCCGCTTTTGTCTATCATTGTGCATTAAAAGCTGGGATGGAACTTCCTATTAGACGACCACCATTTAAATACAGATTTGCAGGAGTGGGCACGTGGTATGAATGGGGCAAAGCTAATGGTTTTTGTTTTTATGAAAAAGACGGATTTGTACCTTCGAGAGGTGATATTGTTATTTATAATAATATTGTTTCTCCAGATAACAAACCAAAAGATAGTGCATGGCATGACCATATCGGTATAGTACTTTCTTGTGAAAGTGAATTTCTTGTTGTTGCGGAAGGTAATATAAACAACGAGAATGTTTCAGGAGTTATAAAAAGAAGGCGTAATAATACAATTGGTTGCTTTGTAAGAATACCTGATGATTATAAATACGACGGCTGGAATTGCAATTACAAGGCATATTATATTCACACATTATAA
- a CDS encoding DUF7255 family protein, giving the protein MGKNETKFYKCFQNIIGEEYLKSKSVDKKIIKDDIFLSSNYRDYNFNDGIVRIIEEILKNFKSDLNIPSRSLTSYIDGMIVKHPQLGTRIIEFDEEQHFNPYRKEALTILKEKHIDLWFIESYLELCKDIKHFDIMLKKQRIKYKADDILSLNEFYDILVNTPNNSNYIKERPGFDFVGGRIAQRAYYDLLRDLAYLSPKNSHLKQIIRFSKYEIEREFKNKFEKLSDEEIGNFIEKRLEIIM; this is encoded by the coding sequence GTGGGGAAAAATGAAACAAAGTTTTATAAATGTTTTCAAAATATTATTGGTGAAGAATATTTAAAATCAAAATCAGTAGATAAAAAAATAATAAAAGATGATATATTTTTATCTTCAAATTATCGAGATTATAATTTTAATGATGGTATAGTACGTATTATAGAAGAAATTTTGAAAAATTTTAAAAGTGATTTAAATATTCCATCTAGATCTTTAACAAGTTATATTGATGGAATGATAGTGAAGCATCCACAACTAGGAACTAGGATTATTGAATTTGATGAAGAACAACATTTTAATCCTTATAGAAAAGAGGCACTAACAATATTAAAGGAAAAGCATATAGATTTATGGTTTATTGAAAGCTATTTAGAATTATGTAAGGATATAAAGCACTTTGATATTATGCTTAAAAAGCAAAGGATTAAATACAAAGCAGATGATATTTTAAGTTTAAATGAATTTTATGATATTCTTGTGAATACACCTAATAATAGTAATTATATTAAAGAAAGACCAGGATTTGATTTTGTAGGTGGGAGAATTGCTCAAAGAGCCTATTATGATTTACTTAGAGATTTAGCTTATTTGTCTCCAAAAAACTCTCATTTGAAGCAAATTATAAGGTTTTCTAAGTATGAAATTGAAAGGGAATTTAAAAATAAATTTGAAAAATTAAGTGATGAAGAGATTGGAAATTTTATTGAAAAAAGATTAGAGATAATAATGTAA
- a CDS encoding type II CAAX endopeptidase family protein → MKNFFRKHSILVFYVVTFLFTPIFSLINVYVFPSAHIDGVIFPQFVPGIVAIILIRLTEGNIGIRKLLLKFKVSREIMIWLIITIVIPIAMVGISYLLLSVIDYGYIKKITLSEASLPLLIGTLICSIGEEIGWRGYMLPKLQSIHSPFISSVILGLFWGIWHFKFQYGLIGFLLFILIVIELSILFTWLSTKTNGNLIIATIFHAIFNFTTTILLSTTIGIKMFAVEVIVFGIFCIIVLLVSGWGLENNKLYSST, encoded by the coding sequence ATGAAAAATTTTTTTAGAAAACACTCTATATTAGTATTTTATGTGGTAACTTTTTTGTTCACACCTATATTTTCTCTTATCAACGTCTATGTTTTTCCATCCGCACATATAGATGGAGTTATTTTTCCTCAATTTGTGCCGGGCATTGTGGCAATTATTTTAATAAGATTAACAGAAGGGAACATAGGAATAAGAAAACTATTATTGAAGTTTAAAGTCAGTAGAGAAATAATGATTTGGTTAATAATAACCATTGTTATTCCAATAGCAATGGTAGGTATCAGCTATTTATTATTATCGGTAATAGATTACGGCTATATAAAGAAGATAACTTTAAGTGAAGCTTCCTTACCATTACTAATAGGTACACTTATCTGTAGTATTGGTGAAGAAATTGGTTGGAGGGGGTATATGTTACCTAAACTTCAATCTATTCATAGTCCATTCATTAGTAGTGTAATTTTGGGTCTTTTTTGGGGAATTTGGCATTTTAAATTTCAATATGGTTTAATTGGATTTTTGCTATTCATTTTGATTGTAATTGAATTATCAATACTTTTTACGTGGCTGTCTACTAAAACAAATGGTAACCTTATAATAGCAACAATCTTTCATGCAATATTTAATTTTACTACAACTATTTTATTATCAACTACAATAGGAATAAAGATGTTTGCTGTAGAAGTTATTGTATTCGGTATTTTTTGCATTATAGTATTACTTGTTTCTGGTTGGGGATTAGAGAATAATAAGTTATATAGTAGTACTTAA
- a CDS encoding HAD family hydrolase, protein MDNKYKVVCFDMDGTLITNTNSVEFLCLLNNKGDEIQEIERKEENDIISWIEADYIKAQLFKGLEVNKVEEEFNNYIQIIEDLALVLEELKVNNFKTILVTAGPMQVAEVLNNMYGFDKIYGSIYEIKDGYFTGNIIRHLGDSGKLDSLIEFCRENKVTLDDVVAIGDSASDIKVFEKVGKAIAINYSNKLIGKADKYLETHKISDILKHIIS, encoded by the coding sequence ATGGATAATAAGTACAAAGTAGTATGTTTTGATATGGATGGAACATTAATAACAAATACTAATTCAGTAGAATTTTTATGCCTCTTAAATAATAAAGGTGATGAAATACAAGAGATTGAAAGAAAAGAAGAAAATGATATTATATCATGGATAGAAGCTGATTATATTAAAGCTCAATTATTCAAAGGCTTAGAAGTTAATAAAGTTGAAGAAGAGTTTAATAACTATATACAAATAATAGAGGATTTAGCGTTAGTATTAGAAGAATTAAAGGTGAATAATTTTAAGACAATACTAGTAACAGCTGGACCAATGCAAGTGGCAGAAGTTCTTAATAATATGTATGGATTTGATAAGATATATGGAAGTATATATGAGATTAAAGATGGATATTTTACGGGTAATATAATTCGGCATTTGGGAGATAGTGGCAAATTAGATAGTTTAATTGAATTTTGTAGAGAAAACAAGGTAACTTTGGATGATGTAGTAGCAATAGGAGATAGTGCATCAGATATTAAAGTATTTGAAAAGGTAGGTAAAGCTATAGCGATAAACTATTCCAATAAGTTGATAGGTAAAGCTGATAAATATTTGGAAACACACAAAATATCTGATATATTAAAGCATATAATAAGCTAA
- a CDS encoding tyrosine-type recombinase/integrase, whose translation MSCDSCSAGHRITIHLCKGLQGIPLGFIEEVFLRITVHTLRQLFATHLLEGGIDLRYIQELLVTKVL comes from the coding sequence ATGTCCTGTGATTCTTGCTCCGCGGGGCATCGTATAACAATACATCTTTGTAAAGGACTGCAGGGTATTCCTCTTGGATTTATTGAAGAAGTATTCCTAAGGATTACTGTTCATACCTTGAGACAGTTATTTGCTACTCACTTATTAGAAGGAGGAATAGATTTGAGATATATACAAGAACTATTAGTTACAAAAGTTTTATAA
- a CDS encoding type II toxin-antitoxin system death-on-curing family toxin, whose translation MIESSLSRGIVSFDGKDLYKTDIEKISAITYSLINNHAFIDGNKRIGVSIMLLLLRINNINLAYTQEELIDLGLSIAENKIDIFDIAEWIVGYRV comes from the coding sequence TTGATAGAAAGTTCATTAAGTAGAGGAATAGTAAGCTTTGATGGTAAGGATTTATACAAAACTGATATAGAAAAGATTTCAGCAATAACCTATTCATTAATTAATAATCATGCATTTATAGATGGTAACAAGAGAATAGGAGTATCGATAATGTTATTACTATTAAGAATAAATAATATTAATTTAGCGTATACACAAGAAGAATTGATTGATTTAGGATTATCTATAGCTGAGAATAAAATTGATATATTTGACATAGCTGAATGGATTGTTGGCTACAGAGTATAA